In one Streptomyces sp. NBC_00597 genomic region, the following are encoded:
- a CDS encoding 4'-phosphopantetheinyl transferase translates to MIEELLPSVAAAAATAGDLPAADLHPEELALVRRMVPSRRQEFATGRHCARQALGLLGVPPGPIARTEGGAPRWPDGTVGSVTHCAGYRAAAVARRRDLLALGIDAEPHAALPGDVRQAITLGSERVALADLAAAHPRIHWDRLLFSAKESVYKAWHPLTGRWLDFTDAVLAFDPVHNTFTARLLVTPCTPAERRFPLEFSGRWAVRAGLALTAVAIPAPTAGGGTRPVTGDANRPDEQSGR, encoded by the coding sequence CGAGGAACTGCTGCCGTCCGTGGCGGCCGCCGCCGCCACGGCGGGGGACCTGCCGGCCGCCGACCTCCATCCGGAGGAGCTGGCTCTCGTGCGCCGCATGGTGCCCTCGCGGCGGCAGGAGTTCGCCACCGGCAGGCACTGCGCCCGGCAGGCGCTCGGCCTGCTCGGTGTCCCGCCGGGCCCCATCGCCAGGACGGAGGGGGGCGCCCCGCGCTGGCCCGATGGCACGGTGGGGAGCGTGACGCACTGCGCCGGGTACCGCGCGGCGGCCGTCGCCCGGCGCCGGGACCTCCTGGCGCTCGGCATCGACGCCGAACCGCACGCGGCGCTCCCCGGCGACGTACGGCAGGCCATCACCCTCGGTAGTGAACGGGTCGCCCTCGCCGACCTGGCCGCGGCCCATCCGCGGATCCACTGGGACCGCCTGCTGTTCAGTGCCAAGGAGTCGGTCTACAAGGCGTGGCACCCCTTGACCGGGCGGTGGCTGGACTTCACCGATGCGGTGCTCGCCTTCGACCCGGTGCACAACACCTTCACGGCGCGGTTGCTGGTCACGCCGTGCACGCCCGCGGAACGACGCTTCCCCCTTGAGTTCAGCGGCCGTTGGGCGGTCCGCGCGGGCCTCGCCCTCACCGCCGTGGCCATCCCCGCCCCCACCGCCGGCGGAGGAACCCGCCCGGTCACGGGCGATGCGAACCGGCCAGATGAGCAATCTGGGCGATGA